One region of Citrus sinensis cultivar Valencia sweet orange chromosome 6, DVS_A1.0, whole genome shotgun sequence genomic DNA includes:
- the LOC102630859 gene encoding phospholipid-transporting ATPase 1-like, with protein sequence MSRGQQPLLSASSVRYRSDNLGYICSNASSSSSNTDDTLSDIDLKDEDIGTNNDNETATVDPLLPKEISLACPVKKSLHLVSMELGNSNITSATFEISKGSSLGQEKACKSQRVCHKSTQFEDNMCHEENPRSIYINHPRKTNDKYEFTGNEIRTSKYTLITFLPKNLFIQFHRVAYLYFLAIAALNQLPPLAVFGRTVSLFPLLFVLFVTAIKDGYEDWRRHRSDRNENNREALVLQSDQFHLKKWKNIRAGEVVKICSDDSIPCDVVLLGTSDPSGIAYIQTMNLDGESNLKTRYARQETASTVFEGSIVSGTIKCEQPNRNVYEFTANMEFNGQKFPLSQSNIVLRGCQLKNTDWIIGVVVYAGQETKAMLNSAASPSKRSRLENYMNRETLWLSIFLLVMCLVVALGMGLWLVRYKDRLDTLPYYRKLYFTNGKNNHKKFKYYGIPMETFFSFLSSIIVFQIMIPISLYITMELVRLGQSYFMIEDKHMYDSSSGSRFQCRTLSINEDLGQIRYIFSDKTGTLTENKMEFQRASVCGKNYGNSLLLAQQVSAAAVRRWKLKSEISVDSKLMELLSKDLVGDERIAAHEFFLTLAACNTVIPIPTPSRSSGCTNGLLENVEAIDYQGESPDEQALVSAASAYGYTLFERTSGHIVIDINGEGLRLDVLGLHEFDSVRKRMSVVIRFPDNSVKVLVKGADSSMFNILAKDSKRNDLIRHITQSHLSEYSSQGLRTLVVASRDLADEELKQWQHRYEDASTSLVDRASKLRQTAALIECDLTLLGATGIEDKLQDGVPEAIEALRQAGIKVWVLTGDKQDTAISIALSCKLLTPDMQQIIINGNSEEECKDLLADAKARYGVKSSNTTKCNSKLKRSAEIEYLAISNDAKFSDVPQGHDVKEVAAIASLALIIDGNSLVYILEKDLESDLFDLATSCRVVLCCRVAPLQKAGIVDLIKSRTDDMTLAIGDGANDVSMIQMADVGVGICGQEGRQAVMASDFAMGQFRFLKRLLLVHGHWNYQRIGYLVLYNFYRNAVFVLMLFWYILFTGFSTTSALTDWSSVFYSLLYTSVPTIVVGIVDKDLSHKTLMQYPKLYGAGHRQEAYNMQLFWLTMCDTLWQSLVLFYIPLYAYQNSTIDIWSMGSVWTIAVVILVNILLAMDIQRWVFVTHAAVWGSIITTYACMVVLDSIPVFPNYWTIYHLAKSPTYWLIIFLILIVALLPRFLFKVVQQYFWPSDIQIAREAEVLRKGSNYLAPQADQVSR encoded by the exons ATGAGCCGTGGGCAGCAGCCATTGCTGTCAGCCTCATCTGTGAGATATCGTTCTGATAATTTAGGCTATATTTGCTCCAATGCTTCGTCCTCTTCTTCCAATACTGATGACACCCTCAGCGATATTGACTTGAAGGACGAAGACATTGGCACCAACAACGATAACGAAACTGCTACTGTAGACCCACTTTTACCTAAGGAGATTTCATTGGCATGCCCTGTGAAGAAGTCGTTACACCTGGTTTCAATGGAGCTGGGTAATAGCAATATAACTTCAGCCACCTTTGAAATCTCCAAAGGTTCATCTCTAGGGCAGGAAAAGGCATGCAAATCGCAGAGAGTATGTCATAAAAGCACTCAGTTTGAAGATAATATGTGTCATGAAGAGAATCCCAGATCAATTTACATTAACCATCCGAGGAAAACAAATGACAAGTATGAGTTCACTGGGAATGAGATCCGAACTAGCAAATATACCCTGATCACCTTCTTGCCCAAGAATCTTTTCATTCAGTTCCATCGGGtagcttatttatatttcctGGCTATTGCTGCTCTTAATCAGCTGCCCCCTCTCGCAGTCTTTGGGAGAACAGTGTCCCTTTTCCCCCTACTGTTTGTGCTCTTTGTCACCGCTATTAAAGATGGATATGAAGATTGGCGAAGACACAGATCAGATCGGAATGAGAACAACCGTGAGGCACTAGTACTTCAATCTGATCAATTTCACTTGAAAAAGTGGAAAAACATAAGGGCTGGCGAAGTTGTGAAGATCTGTTCTGATGACTCAATTCCATGTGACGTGGTGTTGCTGGGGACTAGTGATCCTAGTGGAATTGCTTACATTCAAACAATGAATTTGGACGGTGAGTCGAACTTGAAGACAAGGTATGCCAGGCAGGAAACAGCTTCTACGGTATTTGAAGGTTCTATTGTATCAGGGACTATCAAATGTGAGCAACCTAATAGGAACGTTTATGAGTTCACAGCCAATATGGAGTTCAATGGCCAAAAATTCCCCCTTAGCCAATCCAACATTGTTTTGCGTGGTTGTCAGCTGAAGAATACTGATTGGATAATTGGTGTTGTGGTATATGCTGGACAGGAGACAAAAGCAATGTTAAATAGTGCAGCATCACCATCCAAGCGAAGCAGACTGGAAAATTACATGAACAGAGAGACCCTATGGTTATCTATTTTCCTTCTGGTGATGTGTCTGGTTGTGGCACTTGGGATGGGTCTATGGCTTGTACGCTACAAAGACCGGCTTGATACTTTGCCTTATTACAGGAAATTATACTTCACCAATGGGAAGaataaccataaaaaatttaaatattatgggATCCCTATGGAgacttttttctcttttttgagCTCTATTATAGTTTTTCAGATAATGATACCTATATCTCTGTACATTACCATGGAATTGGTTCGTTTAGGACAGTCATATTTCATGATCGAAGACAAGCATATGTACGACAGTAGCTCTGGCTCAAGGTTTCAGTGCCGAACATTGAGTATAAATGAGGATTTGGGTCAAATTCGCTATATATTTTCAGACAAAACGGGGACACTTACTGAGAACAAAATGGAATTTCAAAGAGCTAGTGTTTGCGGGAAGAATTATGGGAACTCCTTGCTATTGGCCCAACAGGTCTCTGCAG CTGCTGTTAGGAGATGGAAGCTTAAATCTGAAATTTCTGTTGACTCTAAACTCATGGAGTTGTTATCCAAAGACCTAGTTGGAGATGAAAGGATTGCCGCTCATGAATTTTTCCTTACACTGGCTGCTTGTAATACCGTGATCCCAATTCCTACTCCCAGTAGATCTTCCGGATGCACAAATGGATTACTTGAAAATGTGGAAGCCATTGACTATCAGGGTGAATCTCCTGATGAGCAAGCATTAGTTTCTGCAGCCTCTGCTTATGGATATACTCTGTTTGAGCGCACATCTGGACATATTGTGATTGACATTAATGGTGAAGGGCTAAG GTTGGATGTACTGGGGTTGCATGAGTTTGATAGTGTTCGGAAAAGAATGTCTGTGGTTATCAGATTCCCTGACAATTCTGTGAAGGTGTTGGTTAAGGGAGCTGATAGTTCAATGTTCAACATATTAGCTAAAGATTCTAAGAGGAATGATCTTATAAGGCATATAACTCAGAGCCATCTTAGTGAATACTCATCTCAGGGCTTACGCACTCTTGTGGTTGCTTCACGGGATCTTGCAGATGAAGAACTCAAGCAGTGGCAACACAGGTATGAAGATGCAAGCACTTCTTTAGTTGACAGAGCTTCAAAACTTCGTCAGACAGCTGCTCTTATTGAATGTGACTTGACTTTACTTGGAGCTACTGGAATCGAGGACAAGCTACAAGACGGTGTACCAGAAGCCATCGAGGCCCTCCGGCAAGCAGGAATCAAGGTCTGGGTTCTGACTGGGGATAAACAAGACACAGCAATTTCAATTGCTCTCTCTTGCAAACTTCTGACCCCAGATATGCagcaaataattataaatggaAATTCAGAGGAGGAGTGCAAAGATCTTTTGGCTGATGCAAAGGCCAGATATGGTGtgaaatcatcaaatacaacaaaatGTAACTCGAAGTTGAAAAGGAGTGCCGAAATTGAATATCTTGCGATATCCAATGATGCAAAGTTTTCTGATGTGCCACAAGGGCATGATGTGAAGGAAGTAGCAGCGATTGCATCATTAGCACTCATCATTGATGGGAATAGTTTGGTATACATTCTGGAGAAAGATTTAGAGTCAGAT CTTTTTGACCTTGCAACTTCCTGTCGGGTTGTGCTCTGCTGTCGTGTTGCACCATTGCAGAAGGCTGGAATTGTTGATCTAATCAAGAGCCGCACTGACGATATGACCCTGGCTATAGGTGATG GGGCGAATGATGTTTCAATGATCCAAATGGCAGATGTTGGTGTTGGGATATGTGGTCAGGAAGGCCGTCAAGCAGTGATGGCATCAGACTTTGCAATGGGACAGTTCCGGTTTCTGAAAAGATTACTTCTGGTGCATGGCCACTGGAATTATCAGCGAATTGGATATTTAGTTCTATACAACTTCTACCGTAATGCAGTTTTTGTGTTGATGTTATTTTG GTACATACTATTCACAGGATTTTCAACAACTTCTGCATTAACAGATTGGAGTAGtgtattttattctcttttatatACATCTGTGCCCACTATTGTTGTTGGTATTGTCGACAAGGACTTAAGCCATAAGACACTAATGCAGTATCCAAAACTTTATGGTGCGGGGCATAGACAAGAAGCATACAATATGCAGCTCTTCTGGCTCACAATGTGTGACACACTGTGGCAGAGTCTTGTTCTCTTCTATATACCTTTATATGCCTACCAGAACAGCACAATTGATATTTGGAGCATGGGCAGTGTATGGACAATAGCAGTGGTCATCCTTGTTAACATACTCCTGGCAATGGACATTCAGCGTTGGGTATTTGTTACTCATGCTGCGGTATGGGGCTCGATAATTACTACGTATGCCTGCATGGTGGTGTTGGATTCTATTCCTGTATTTCCCAATTACTG GACAATCTACCATCTGGCTAAGTCACCTACCTACTGGctcatcatttttcttattttaattgttgcaTTGCTCCCTCgttttcttttcaaagttGTACAGCAATATTTTTGGCCATCAGATATCCAGATAGCCAGAGAAGCTGAGGTACTAAGGAAAGGGTCCAATTATTTGGCGCCACAAGCAGATCAAGTTTCCAGATAG